Proteins encoded in a region of the Terriglobia bacterium genome:
- the aqpZ gene encoding aquaporin Z, which produces MKYGAEFFGTFVLIFAGLGTAVLDGGRVGILGIGLAFGLSLMAMIYTIGPISGCHLNPAVTLGMLLSKRISAKESLGYMIAQIVGAIVAAGVVLYIAKGAPDGYSASVSGLAADGYLDYSPGHYTWLAGFVSEMFCTMLLVVTVLGATDKRAPAGFAGIPIALVLTTIHLVGVPVTNGSFNPARSIGPAVFVGGWALQQLWLFIVAPMVGAVLASRVYLGLKPPAEQK; this is translated from the coding sequence ATGAAATACGGGGCAGAGTTCTTCGGCACATTCGTCTTGATCTTCGCCGGTCTAGGCACCGCGGTCCTGGATGGCGGGCGAGTTGGTATCTTGGGAATCGGATTGGCGTTCGGACTCTCCCTGATGGCCATGATCTACACCATCGGCCCGATTTCCGGATGTCACCTCAATCCCGCTGTGACCTTGGGAATGCTTCTGAGCAAGCGGATCTCGGCGAAAGAATCTCTGGGGTACATGATTGCCCAGATCGTGGGCGCCATTGTCGCCGCAGGCGTTGTGCTCTACATCGCAAAGGGAGCACCTGACGGATATAGCGCTTCTGTCTCCGGTCTGGCCGCTGACGGCTATCTGGATTATTCGCCAGGCCACTACACTTGGCTTGCCGGCTTCGTCAGTGAGATGTTCTGCACCATGCTGCTGGTGGTTACCGTGCTCGGCGCAACCGACAAGCGCGCTCCCGCCGGTTTTGCCGGAATTCCCATCGCGCTGGTTCTCACGACCATCCATTTGGTTGGCGTGCCCGTGACCAACGGCTCTTTTAATCCTGCGCGCAGCATCGGCCCGGCCGTGTTTGTTGGCGGATGGGCATTGCAGCAGCTTTGGCTGTTTATCGTCGCTCCCATGGTCGGCGCTGTGCTGGCGTCGCGCGTGTATCTGGGACTGAAGCCGCCAGCAGAACAAAAGTAG
- a CDS encoding GGDEF domain-containing protein, translating into MFQILYRLTLPGGLLVVISAMLIRVGVLADPDLPLVRVVPLVIFAVGLGVCAFFRRSRLFFAMLALTLAHVVLAWVAPYLSANASRVVVNAIAILLPLNLLVVAFLDERGIISPTGRKRLAVLAVQIIAVCVLSTPWLASPAVMPSKYLDKSFAPDVFSAWSLIPQPALLVFVLATAIMMVPLFKSYRAVESSLLWALLSSFIAFRIGATNHLAGTFFATGALALIVALIETSYRMAYHDELTQLPSRRALNEALMKLPDAYTVAMLDVDHFKKFNDSYGHESGDQALRLVASRLAHIAGGGRAYRYGGEEFAVIFPGKLSDEVFIYLDRMRKIIEQSKFIVRGKDRRRKHGIGRGAKKQTSVTVSIGVASCNGDKVPPADILRMADQALYKAKERGRNCTVTAKSGKSVVAVERGMRILSVS; encoded by the coding sequence GTGTTTCAGATTCTTTACCGCCTCACCCTGCCCGGAGGCTTGCTGGTGGTGATTTCCGCCATGCTGATTCGGGTGGGCGTTCTGGCCGACCCTGATCTGCCGCTGGTGCGCGTAGTCCCGCTGGTGATCTTTGCCGTGGGGCTGGGTGTGTGCGCGTTCTTCCGCCGCAGCCGGCTGTTCTTTGCCATGCTGGCGCTCACGCTGGCCCACGTTGTGCTGGCCTGGGTAGCGCCGTATCTCTCCGCAAACGCGTCGCGCGTGGTGGTGAATGCCATTGCGATCCTCCTGCCGCTGAACCTTCTGGTGGTGGCCTTCCTGGACGAGCGTGGAATCATTTCTCCCACTGGCCGTAAACGGCTGGCTGTGCTGGCTGTACAGATCATCGCGGTGTGCGTGCTTAGCACGCCATGGCTGGCGTCACCGGCGGTCATGCCGTCGAAATACCTGGACAAGAGCTTTGCTCCCGACGTGTTCTCGGCCTGGAGTCTCATTCCACAGCCCGCGCTGCTGGTGTTTGTGCTGGCGACGGCCATCATGATGGTGCCGCTGTTCAAGAGCTATCGCGCGGTGGAGAGCAGCCTGCTCTGGGCGCTGCTTTCGTCGTTCATCGCTTTCCGCATCGGCGCCACCAACCATCTGGCCGGAACGTTCTTTGCCACCGGCGCGCTGGCGCTGATCGTGGCCTTGATTGAAACCTCCTACCGCATGGCCTACCACGACGAGTTGACGCAGCTGCCCAGCCGCCGCGCCCTCAATGAAGCGCTGATGAAGCTGCCCGACGCTTACACCGTGGCCATGCTGGACGTGGACCACTTCAAGAAGTTCAATGACTCCTACGGGCACGAGTCGGGCGACCAGGCGCTGCGTCTGGTGGCTTCAAGGCTGGCGCACATCGCCGGCGGAGGCCGCGCCTACCGCTACGGCGGGGAAGAATTTGCCGTGATATTTCCCGGCAAATTGTCCGATGAAGTCTTCATCTATCTGGACCGTATGCGCAAGATCATTGAGCAAAGCAAATTCATTGTGCGGGGCAAAGACCGCCGCCGGAAACATGGCATCGGCCGCGGCGCCAAGAAACAGACTAGCGTGACGGTGAGCATCGGCGTGGCATCCTGCAATGGAGATAAAGTTCCGCCGGCTGACATTCTGCGCATGGCCGATCAGGCGCTCTACAAGGCCAAAGAACGCGGCCGCAATTGCACCGTGACCGCCAAGTCCGGCAAGAGCGTGGTGGCGGTGGAGCGCGGCATGAGGATATTGAGTGTGAGCTAG
- a CDS encoding acyltransferase: MKEAIYKSVEALLSRLKGSPYRLDRAVPLSLLAGMFLRRAVWLMRGFVKGLVLQRRFVMAFIAPGVNLRGASLIRLGKGVTLERGVTIDGLMRKGVVLGDHVKIGPYSTLVGAPVSNLGEGIRMGANSAVDAYSFIGSSGFVAIGDNVIMGQHVCFHPENHNFERTDVPIRLQGTTRQGITIEDDVWVGANVTFLDGAVVGRGSVIGAGSVVRGAIPPYSIAVGIPARVVRTRAPQEAIPADLAAGKGN, encoded by the coding sequence TTGAAAGAAGCCATCTACAAGTCGGTTGAAGCTCTCCTGAGCAGGCTCAAGGGCAGCCCCTATCGCTTGGACAGGGCCGTGCCGCTTTCCTTGCTGGCGGGAATGTTCCTACGCCGGGCGGTTTGGCTCATGCGCGGGTTTGTAAAAGGACTGGTGCTGCAGCGGCGGTTCGTCATGGCGTTTATCGCCCCTGGCGTCAACCTCCGCGGGGCTTCGCTTATTCGCCTGGGAAAAGGCGTCACGCTGGAACGCGGAGTCACTATTGACGGACTGATGCGCAAGGGCGTGGTGCTGGGCGATCACGTGAAGATCGGCCCCTACTCCACCCTGGTGGGCGCACCGGTCTCCAATCTGGGCGAAGGCATCCGCATGGGCGCGAATTCCGCCGTGGATGCTTACTCTTTCATCGGGAGTTCCGGCTTTGTGGCCATCGGCGACAACGTGATCATGGGCCAGCACGTGTGCTTTCATCCCGAGAACCACAACTTTGAACGAACCGACGTTCCGATTCGCCTTCAGGGGACGACCCGCCAGGGCATCACCATTGAGGACGATGTCTGGGTCGGCGCCAACGTGACTTTCCTGGATGGGGCCGTTGTCGGCCGGGGATCGGTCATCGGGGCGGGTTCGGTGGTTCGAGGCGCGATTCCACCTTATTCAATTGCTGTAGGAATCCCCGCGCGTGTGGTCCGAACCCGAGCGCCGCAGGAAGCGATACCTGCGGACTTGGCGGCAGGAAAGGGAAACTAG
- a CDS encoding glycosyltransferase family 2 protein, translating to MNQPKVSIIILNWNSYEVTRDCLLSLRKIDYRNYEVLIVDNGSVDSSADQLQREFPEIRMVRNAQNLGFTGGNNVGMRDALSRGADYLLLLNNDTIVAPDFLSKLVATAESQSAFGMINPKIYYYEPPDRIWYAGGQYEPWRTFPKHFGLRQRDVGLYNQKREVSFITGCALLIKAEVVRKIGLLDEIFFLSFEDADWSIRALEAGYKGVYVPESVVWHRDSYVTEKSLGLARREFYNMRNTVLCARKHILPKQVPLFILSLGKYIAYGTLRSLFAADWKRVAALYHGAWTGWRTPIPHSNLSV from the coding sequence TTGAACCAACCCAAGGTCAGCATCATCATTCTGAACTGGAACAGCTACGAGGTCACCCGCGATTGCCTTCTCTCGCTCAGGAAAATTGACTATCGCAACTACGAAGTACTGATCGTGGACAACGGATCTGTGGATTCGTCCGCTGACCAGCTCCAGCGGGAGTTTCCGGAAATCCGTATGGTGCGCAATGCCCAGAACCTGGGCTTCACCGGCGGCAACAACGTGGGCATGCGCGATGCGCTCAGCCGCGGCGCCGACTATCTCTTGCTTCTCAATAATGACACCATCGTCGCCCCGGATTTTCTGAGCAAGCTGGTCGCCACCGCGGAAAGCCAGTCGGCCTTCGGGATGATCAATCCCAAAATCTATTACTACGAGCCGCCCGACCGAATTTGGTACGCCGGAGGCCAGTACGAACCATGGCGAACTTTTCCCAAGCACTTTGGATTGCGCCAGCGCGACGTTGGACTCTACAACCAGAAGCGTGAAGTGTCTTTTATCACCGGCTGCGCCCTGCTGATCAAGGCCGAAGTGGTGAGAAAAATCGGCCTGCTGGACGAAATCTTTTTCCTCAGCTTTGAAGACGCTGACTGGTCCATACGCGCGCTGGAGGCCGGCTACAAAGGCGTTTATGTTCCGGAATCGGTGGTCTGGCACCGCGATTCTTACGTCACGGAAAAAAGCCTGGGACTGGCGCGCCGCGAGTTTTACAACATGCGCAACACCGTGCTCTGCGCCAGAAAACACATCCTTCCCAAGCAGGTGCCGCTTTTCATCTTGTCGCTGGGGAAATATATTGCCTATGGCACGCTGCGGTCGCTGTTTGCGGCCGATTGGAAACGGGTGGCCGCGCTTTACCACGGCGCCTGGACCGGCTGGAGGACGCCGATCCCGCACAGCAACTTGTCGGTTTGA
- a CDS encoding ribonucleotide-diphosphate reductase subunit beta: MSTAVRATKSPRELYSVAKHLGTWNPEQIPVAEDRAHWDKLTADQREQLIKVCALFYEGEVSVADTLAWFLLAVPDTDRRMFLSTQVYEEVKHAEFFELYFRNVLGNVDTSAYLVPEYKGVLIDELKRRGESMGKALISGDAAQLGLELAMFAAHYMGIIEGVMAVTGYDFFDDLLATTQMFPRLHEGIRLIRADEGRHIVHGLDYLREMLAAHPEYAPPVRELFMKQAITIPARTEFIFTPNAFGLDKEKMLQIGYAHIEQRMREAGLG; this comes from the coding sequence ATGTCCACGGCAGTACGCGCTACCAAGTCGCCCCGCGAACTCTATTCCGTTGCCAAGCATCTGGGCACGTGGAACCCGGAGCAGATCCCCGTGGCCGAAGACCGCGCCCACTGGGACAAGCTCACCGCTGACCAGCGCGAGCAACTTATCAAGGTTTGCGCGCTGTTCTATGAAGGCGAAGTCAGCGTGGCGGACACATTGGCCTGGTTTCTGCTGGCCGTCCCTGACACCGACCGGCGCATGTTCCTCTCCACGCAGGTGTATGAAGAGGTAAAACACGCGGAGTTCTTTGAGCTTTACTTCCGCAACGTGCTGGGCAACGTGGATACGTCGGCCTACCTGGTCCCGGAATACAAAGGCGTGCTGATTGACGAGCTCAAGCGCCGTGGCGAATCCATGGGAAAGGCCCTGATTTCCGGCGACGCCGCGCAGCTAGGCCTGGAGCTGGCCATGTTCGCCGCCCATTACATGGGCATCATCGAAGGCGTGATGGCCGTTACGGGCTACGACTTTTTTGACGACCTGCTGGCCACCACCCAGATGTTCCCCCGCCTGCACGAAGGCATTCGCCTGATTCGCGCCGACGAAGGCCGCCACATCGTCCACGGACTGGATTATCTGCGGGAAATGCTCGCGGCGCACCCGGAATACGCGCCGCCGGTCCGCGAACTCTTCATGAAGCAGGCCATTACCATCCCGGCGCGCACGGAATTCATCTTTACTCCCAACGCTTTCGGGCTGGACAAAGAAAAAATGCTGCAGATCGGCTACGCGCACATTGAACAGCGCATGCGGGAAGCTGGGTTGGGATAG
- a CDS encoding DinB family protein has protein sequence MAISQALLPEFDHEMSNTRRALERVPDGKLSWKPHTKSMSMGGLATHLSTIMQWTGAIVGGDSFDVASAPPTPELKSRDEILKTFDSSVASARKAIAGASDADLMKPWSLLAGGKTVFTMPKIAVLRSFIMNHPIHHRGQLTVYLRLNDVSVPSIYGPSADEGQM, from the coding sequence ATGGCAATCAGCCAAGCACTGTTACCGGAATTCGACCACGAAATGAGCAACACCCGCCGCGCTCTGGAGCGCGTCCCCGACGGAAAACTGAGCTGGAAGCCGCATACCAAATCCATGAGTATGGGCGGTCTGGCCACGCACCTGTCCACCATCATGCAATGGACGGGAGCGATTGTGGGCGGGGACTCCTTTGACGTCGCCAGCGCGCCGCCGACCCCGGAGTTGAAGTCGCGCGACGAAATCCTCAAGACGTTTGACTCCAGCGTTGCCAGCGCGCGCAAAGCCATCGCTGGCGCCAGTGACGCGGACCTGATGAAACCCTGGTCCCTGCTCGCAGGCGGAAAAACGGTGTTCACCATGCCCAAAATTGCCGTGCTGCGGAGCTTCATCATGAACCACCCGATCCACCATCGTGGACAGCTCACGGTGTACCTGCGTTTGAACGATGTTTCGGTACCTTCGATTTACGGGCCGTCCGCGGACGAAGGGCAGATGTAG
- a CDS encoding leucyl aminopeptidase, whose amino-acid sequence METRLIVANLPDVDTECLVVFALDFQSKESPSSSAGDKKPDPKLAEKDAAVEKAAAEVLASGEFAAKLQETVMLHRPQGLKAKRLLVVGGGPAKTFTHVELRKCAGAALRALKPKMIKSCALALPGLPSGAEDAVRAVVEGAYVADFDPDTYRSDRKDFSMKEVTVVVPAGSDQAKLQGALDRARIMGEAQNFTRELVNEPSNRLTPTMMGDRAKKMCDSVGLKCELLGPDKIKALKMGAFWSVSQGSDEEPRLIVIRYEPHGAPEKPVLGLVGKGVTFDTGGISIKPADGMEKMKYDMAGGAAMLGAMRAIAQLKPKVRVIAIVCATENMPSGKAQKPGDVQIAMSGKSIEIINTDAEGRLVLADGLHYARTLGCTHLIDAATLTGACMVALGTANAGVFANNEDAYQHFTRALERSGEKFWRLPVDDEYLEMIRSSIADIVNSGGRYGGASTAAAFLREFVSDTPWIHLDIAGTAWMEENKPWIAKGPTGIAVRSLVEWVKSYEGSSN is encoded by the coding sequence ATGGAAACGCGATTGATCGTTGCCAATCTTCCAGACGTAGATACCGAATGCCTCGTGGTCTTCGCTTTGGATTTTCAAAGCAAAGAGTCCCCGAGCAGCAGTGCTGGCGATAAAAAGCCGGACCCCAAACTAGCGGAGAAGGATGCAGCCGTCGAAAAGGCCGCTGCTGAAGTCCTGGCGTCAGGTGAATTCGCCGCCAAGTTGCAGGAGACGGTGATGCTGCATCGTCCGCAAGGACTGAAAGCCAAACGCCTGTTGGTCGTGGGCGGAGGCCCGGCCAAGACTTTTACTCACGTGGAGCTGCGCAAATGCGCCGGGGCGGCGTTGCGCGCGCTCAAGCCCAAGATGATCAAGAGCTGTGCCCTGGCGCTGCCCGGGCTGCCTTCCGGCGCGGAAGACGCCGTCCGCGCGGTTGTCGAAGGCGCTTACGTCGCCGACTTTGACCCTGACACCTACCGCAGCGATCGCAAAGACTTCAGCATGAAAGAAGTGACCGTAGTGGTTCCTGCCGGGTCGGACCAAGCCAAGCTGCAAGGCGCGCTGGATCGCGCACGCATCATGGGCGAGGCTCAGAATTTCACGCGCGAACTGGTCAACGAGCCCAGCAATCGCCTCACGCCCACCATGATGGGAGACCGCGCCAAAAAAATGTGCGACAGCGTGGGCCTCAAGTGCGAGCTTCTAGGTCCGGACAAAATCAAAGCCTTGAAGATGGGCGCGTTCTGGAGCGTCTCCCAGGGATCGGACGAAGAGCCACGGCTGATCGTAATCCGCTACGAACCACACGGCGCGCCGGAGAAGCCGGTGCTGGGACTGGTGGGCAAAGGCGTCACCTTTGATACCGGCGGCATCTCTATCAAACCAGCCGACGGCATGGAGAAGATGAAATATGACATGGCCGGAGGCGCCGCCATGCTGGGCGCCATGCGGGCCATCGCCCAGCTCAAGCCCAAAGTAAGGGTCATCGCCATTGTGTGCGCCACGGAAAACATGCCCAGCGGCAAAGCGCAGAAACCGGGCGACGTGCAAATCGCCATGTCCGGCAAGTCCATTGAGATCATCAATACTGACGCCGAAGGCCGCCTGGTCCTGGCCGACGGCTTGCACTACGCCCGCACTCTTGGCTGCACGCATTTGATTGACGCCGCCACGCTCACCGGCGCCTGCATGGTCGCCCTGGGAACCGCGAACGCCGGCGTGTTCGCCAACAATGAAGACGCCTACCAGCACTTCACCCGCGCTCTGGAACGTTCCGGCGAAAAGTTCTGGCGCTTGCCCGTGGACGACGAGTATCTGGAGATGATCCGCTCCAGTATTGCCGACATTGTGAACTCCGGCGGACGCTACGGCGGCGCCAGCACCGCGGCCGCCTTCCTGCGCGAATTCGTGAGCGACACGCCCTGGATCCACCTGGACATCGCCGGCACGGCGTGGATGGAAGAAAACAAACCGTGGATCGCCAAGGGCCCAACAGGCATCGCGGTGAGAAGCCTGGTGGAGTGGGTGAAGAGCTACGAGGGTAGCAGCAACTAG
- the smpB gene encoding SsrA-binding protein SmpB: protein MARQVTHQTEPNKPKNIKRDPVASGERDATFNRAASHNYFLEDRIEAGIILSGSEVKSVRAGRANLKDAYALVKDGELWLLNAHIGAYENAGYAGHSPERTRKLLVHKEELRKLIGKTQQRGYTLIATRMYFKNGKIKCEIALAKGKQAWDKRETERRRTADKEAREAISRSRKA from the coding sequence ATGGCCCGCCAAGTCACCCATCAGACTGAGCCCAACAAGCCCAAAAACATCAAGCGCGATCCTGTCGCGTCGGGCGAACGCGATGCCACGTTCAATCGCGCGGCCAGTCATAACTATTTTTTGGAAGACCGCATCGAGGCGGGCATCATTCTGAGCGGCAGTGAAGTCAAGTCCGTGCGCGCCGGCCGCGCCAATTTGAAAGACGCGTATGCCCTTGTAAAAGACGGTGAATTATGGCTCTTGAACGCCCACATTGGCGCTTACGAAAACGCTGGCTACGCCGGCCACTCGCCGGAGCGCACGCGAAAGCTCCTGGTCCACAAGGAGGAGTTGCGCAAGTTGATCGGCAAGACCCAGCAGCGCGGCTACACCTTGATCGCCACGCGCATGTATTTTAAGAATGGCAAGATAAAATGTGAGATCGCGCTGGCCAAGGGCAAACAGGCCTGGGACAAACGCGAGACCGAACGCCGCCGCACCGCGGACAAAGAGGCCCGCGAGGCCATTTCCCGCTCACGAAAAGCTTGA
- a CDS encoding type II and III secretion system protein encodes MRRVASTLLVVLCFVALLPAESAKSLHAKGVKAEARQDYEAAYEYYKAAYNQKPEELKFRVSFERSRFLASSVKVHKGQRLRDMGRLQDALTLFQQAAEIDGSNDLAAQEIRRTQQMMQKTAPGTGKGAAKEKDEEDPLRRRLENATAPVELSPFSSQSIDALEIGPEDTKILYETIGKLAGINILFDPDYTSRRLTIRLRKVTLQEALDIVALESRTFWRPVTPNTIFVAQDTQAKRRELEQNVVKTFYLGNVSGPTDLQDIVNAIRTVLEVQRIQQIPSQSAIVIKGTPDQLALAQKMIDDIDKAKPEVIVDVFVLQVRRDKLRDFGLLPPQNASVTLQGNNVASTGTGTGTTGTTGGGLNFNDLQHLNSTNYAVTLDNMKATALFSDSDAKILQSPRIRATDNEKARVSIADKIPIATGSFGTPLGVGTAVGAVGVNTQFTYTDVGVILEITPRVHPDGEVTLKTVMEISNLNGSQTIGGITQPIISQRKVEHTVRLADGEVNLLGGIMEIQETKSTSGAPFLGEIPILKYLFTEEKKERINNEIVFLLVPHIVRGQELSELNRKAFDVGTGSGIDLHVATKQPVRPESAQPAAATVAQPPAATRPAPAPAAPAPVTPRPATTQQPAAPPKPAGTPGQITLKLDPSAATPQAGTTFTLNVTLANGQDISSVLTQISYDARVLQFVSVSNGEFLAKDGQTAALVYRDDPSTGKLQITAQRPVGSTGMSGDGTVFSLLFTAKVKGTGSVSVSAAGARNSQNQPLEVGGSQASVTVN; translated from the coding sequence ATGAGGAGAGTCGCAAGTACCCTCTTAGTTGTATTGTGTTTTGTTGCCTTGTTGCCGGCGGAGTCCGCAAAGTCTCTGCATGCGAAAGGCGTCAAGGCCGAGGCCCGGCAGGACTACGAGGCCGCCTACGAGTATTACAAGGCAGCTTACAACCAGAAGCCGGAAGAGCTGAAGTTTCGCGTGTCGTTTGAACGCTCGCGCTTTCTGGCTTCTTCGGTGAAGGTCCATAAAGGGCAGAGGCTGCGCGATATGGGCCGGCTGCAGGACGCTCTGACGCTGTTCCAGCAGGCCGCTGAGATTGACGGCAGCAATGATCTGGCGGCGCAGGAAATCCGGCGCACGCAACAGATGATGCAGAAGACGGCTCCTGGAACCGGAAAGGGCGCAGCGAAGGAAAAGGATGAAGAAGACCCTTTGCGGCGCCGGCTGGAAAACGCGACGGCTCCCGTGGAGCTCTCGCCCTTTTCCAGCCAGTCCATTGACGCGCTGGAAATAGGCCCGGAAGACACCAAGATCCTTTATGAGACCATCGGCAAGCTGGCCGGAATCAACATCCTCTTTGATCCCGATTACACTTCGCGCCGCCTGACGATCCGCTTGCGCAAGGTCACGTTGCAGGAAGCGCTGGATATTGTGGCCCTGGAGTCGCGCACCTTTTGGCGCCCCGTTACCCCCAACACAATTTTTGTCGCCCAGGACACGCAGGCCAAGCGCCGCGAACTGGAGCAGAACGTAGTCAAGACCTTTTATCTGGGGAACGTCTCCGGGCCCACCGACCTGCAAGACATTGTTAACGCCATCCGTACCGTTCTAGAAGTGCAGCGCATTCAGCAGATTCCTTCGCAGAGCGCCATTGTGATCAAGGGCACGCCGGACCAGCTGGCCTTGGCGCAGAAGATGATTGACGATATTGATAAGGCCAAGCCGGAAGTGATTGTGGACGTGTTCGTGCTCCAGGTGCGGCGAGACAAGCTGCGCGATTTCGGCCTGCTGCCGCCGCAAAATGCGTCAGTTACTTTGCAAGGCAACAACGTAGCTTCCACCGGCACCGGTACCGGCACCACGGGCACCACCGGGGGAGGCCTCAATTTCAACGACCTGCAGCACCTGAATTCGACCAACTACGCGGTCACGCTTGATAACATGAAGGCCACCGCGCTGTTCTCAGATAGTGACGCCAAGATCCTGCAGAGCCCGCGCATCCGGGCCACCGACAACGAAAAGGCCCGCGTTTCCATCGCCGACAAGATTCCCATCGCCACCGGCTCCTTCGGTACGCCTCTAGGCGTGGGTACCGCGGTGGGCGCGGTGGGCGTGAACACGCAGTTTACCTATACCGACGTGGGCGTGATCCTGGAAATTACTCCGCGCGTGCACCCGGATGGTGAAGTCACCCTGAAGACGGTGATGGAAATCTCCAACCTGAACGGTTCGCAGACCATTGGCGGCATCACCCAGCCCATCATCAGCCAGCGCAAGGTGGAGCACACCGTCCGCCTGGCGGATGGCGAAGTGAACCTGCTGGGTGGAATCATGGAGATTCAAGAGACCAAGTCCACCAGCGGCGCGCCGTTCCTGGGCGAAATTCCGATCCTCAAATATCTCTTTACCGAAGAGAAAAAGGAACGGATCAACAACGAGATCGTGTTTCTTCTGGTGCCGCACATTGTCCGCGGCCAGGAACTTTCAGAGCTCAACCGGAAGGCGTTTGACGTAGGCACGGGCAGCGGCATTGATCTGCACGTTGCAACCAAGCAGCCGGTGCGTCCGGAAAGCGCGCAGCCGGCCGCGGCAACTGTTGCTCAGCCGCCGGCGGCTACTCGTCCGGCTCCGGCCCCGGCAGCACCTGCTCCGGTAACTCCGCGACCGGCAACAACGCAGCAGCCCGCGGCGCCGCCAAAACCAGCAGGGACGCCCGGCCAGATCACGCTAAAACTTGATCCCAGCGCGGCGACTCCGCAGGCGGGGACCACGTTCACGTTGAATGTTACGCTGGCCAATGGGCAGGACATTTCGTCGGTCCTGACGCAGATCAGCTATGACGCCAGAGTACTGCAGTTCGTCAGCGTATCGAACGGCGAGTTCCTGGCCAAAGACGGCCAGACTGCGGCCCTGGTGTACCGCGATGATCCCTCCACGGGCAAGCTGCAGATTACCGCGCAGCGTCCCGTCGGCAGCACCGGCATGTCCGGGGACGGCACGGTCTTCAGCCTGCTGTTTACGGCCAAGGTAAAAGGCACTGGATCGGTATCTGTTTCCGCGGCCGGCGCCCGCAACAGCCAGAACCAGCCGCTGGAAGTTGGCGGCTCGCAAGCATCGGTCACGGTGAACTAA
- a CDS encoding type II secretion system GspH family protein: MEMIVVITILLVLMGAAVPVMRVSIKRQRETELRRDLWEMRAAIDRYKDAADKNTFRTKLGSEGYPPDLDTMVNGEEGPAGKKIRFLRRIPVDPMTGNKDWGLRSMQDDPQSDSWGGQNVFDVYTKSNDTALNGTKYKDW, translated from the coding sequence ATGGAAATGATCGTGGTAATCACCATCCTCCTGGTCCTGATGGGGGCTGCGGTTCCGGTCATGCGGGTGAGCATCAAGCGCCAGCGCGAAACCGAACTCCGCCGCGATCTGTGGGAGATGCGCGCCGCCATTGACCGCTACAAAGACGCCGCGGACAAGAACACGTTCCGAACCAAGCTGGGATCGGAAGGCTATCCTCCGGACCTGGACACCATGGTGAACGGCGAAGAAGGGCCTGCAGGCAAGAAGATTCGCTTCCTGCGCCGCATTCCCGTGGATCCCATGACCGGCAATAAGGACTGGGGACTGCGTTCCATGCAGGATGACCCGCAATCGGACTCCTGGGGCGGACAGAACGTGTTTGATGTTTACACCAAGTCCAACGACACCGCCCTGAACGGCACCAAATACAAGGATTGGTAA
- a CDS encoding type II secretion system GspH family protein: protein MKRLTCRRNQKGFTLIEMVIVMAIIAILLSVAAPIYSFHLRRANEAALKEDLFNMRQAIDQYSQDKMKAPQSLQDLVSSGYLRVLPKDPFTNSDSTWQTVQEDVLTSIDQKEPGISDVKSGSNQVSSDGTAYSTW from the coding sequence ATGAAACGCCTAACTTGCAGACGTAACCAGAAGGGCTTCACGCTGATCGAAATGGTGATCGTGATGGCCATTATTGCGATTTTGCTGTCCGTGGCCGCGCCTATTTACAGCTTTCACCTGCGTCGCGCTAACGAAGCCGCCCTCAAAGAAGACCTCTTCAACATGCGTCAAGCCATTGACCAGTACTCGCAGGACAAGATGAAAGCTCCGCAGTCCTTGCAAGACCTGGTGAGCTCCGGGTATCTGCGCGTTCTGCCCAAAGATCCGTTTACCAATTCCGATTCCACCTGGCAGACCGTCCAGGAAGACGTGTTAACCAGCATCGACCAGAAAGAGCCGGGGATCAGCGACGTCAAGAGCGGATCCAACCAGGTCAGCTCTGACGGCACGGCGTACAGTACCTGGTAA